A region from the Canis lupus dingo isolate Sandy chromosome X, ASM325472v2, whole genome shotgun sequence genome encodes:
- the PLXNB3 gene encoding plexin-B3 isoform X2: MRLPWCHTARETPPLLPCEAHLWLLPCLSHRPSVRGSPSVRVLRLSGICPSSNHLDAEKVPAMAPRPPLGPHLLLALLLSLPPPPTRARHFSAPNATFNHLALAPGLGTLYVGAVNRLFQLSPELRLQAVAVTGPVLDSPDCVPFRDPADCPHARLTDNANQLLLVSGRARELVACGQVRQGVCDKRRLDDVAHVLYQAEDPGDGQFVAANAPGVATVGLVVQAPDRDLLLVARGLAGKLSAGVPPLTVRQLAGPQPFSSEGLGRLVVGDLSDYNNSYVGAFAAGRSAYFVFRRRGARAQADYRSYAARVCLGDANLYSYVEVPLACRGQGLIQAAAVTPSTLLGAFAAGPGGAGAALCAFPLARLDASMEHARRLCYTAGGRSPGGAEEATVEYGVTSRCAALPADSPESYPCGDEHTPSPIAGRQPLEAEPLLQLEQPVSAVAGLQADGHTIAFLGDTQGQLHKVFLNGSHGHVYHSQQVGPRGSAISPDLLVDGNGSHVYVLTAQQVDRVPVAACPEFPDCTSCLQAQDPLCGWCVLQGRCTLKGQCGRAAQANQWLWSYEDSHCPHVQSLLPAYRPRQEQGQVTLSVPRLPTLAADEYFHCAFGDYDSLAHVEGPHVACVTPPQDQLPLNPPGTDHITLPLALMFEDVAVAATNFSFYDCSAVQALEVAAPCRACVGSIWRCHWCPRSSRCVYGEHCPEGEGTIYSAQEADVQVRGPGACPRVEGLAGPVLLPVGWKSRLALRVRNLQHFGSLPASYHCWLELPGELQRLPASLEETSGDVGLISCQAQQLRPSVAQRELRVPIYVTRGKAQRLDNAHTLHVTLYDCAVGHPDCSRCQAANGSLGCVWCSHRQPACRYGPLCPPEAVELLCPSPRIDRIEPLTGPPEGGLALTIWGSNLGRDFAEVQDAVNVAGRPCSPEPSLYRTSARIVCVTSPAPNGTTGPIQVAIKNRPPGISTQHFTYQDPILLSLSPQWGPQAGGTQLTIHGQHLQTGGNISAFVGAQPCPIQEPVCPEAIVCHTMSQASPGEAVVRVVFGHAQRTLLTSPFQYTANPQLVAAEPSVSFRGGGRLIRVRGTGLDVVQQPLLSVWLAATAEVQAAGAEPRDPTPRTSCGGPAAAPQACIQLREGLLQCSTVCSINSSSLLLCQSPAVPDGVHPQRVFFTLDNVHVDFASANGGQDFQYQPNPRLAPLSREEPTRPYRLKPGNVLDVEGQGLNLGISKEEVRVHIGDGECLVKTLTLTHLYCEPPSRAPQPANGSSALPQFVVQMGNVRLALGPVQYETEPTLSAFPVEAQVGLGLGAAVLIAAVLLLTLMYRHKSKQALRDYQKVLVQLENLEIGVGDQCRKEFTDLMTEMTDLSSDLEASGIPFLDYHTYAERVFFPGHGGCPLQPALEGPGEEGRRAPVRQGLTQLSNLLNSKLFLLTLIHTLEEQPSFSQRDRCHVASLLSLALHGKLEYLTDILRTLLSDLAAHYVHKNPKLMLRRTETMVEKLLTNWLSICLYAFLKEVAGEPLYMLLRAIQYQVDKGPVDAVTGKAKRTLNDSRLLREDVEFRPLTLMVLAGPRAGGAAGGGAVQRVPARVLDTDTITQVKEKVLEQVYKGTPFSQRPSAHALDLEWRSGLAGHLTLSDEDLTSVTQNHWKRLNTLQHYKVPDGATVGLIPQLHNGGAVSQSLAQNCTLGENVPMLEDGEEGGVHLWHLVKGTEEPEGAKARRSSLRERERERERARAKAIPEIYLTRLLSMKGTLQKFVDDTFQAILSVNRPVPIAIKYLFDFLDELAEKHGIEDPETLHIWKTNSLLLRFWVNALKNPQLIFDVRVSDNVDAILAVIAQTFIDSCTVSEHKVGRDSPVNKLLYAREIPRYKQMVERYYSDIRQSSPASYQEMNSALAELSGNYTSAPHCLEALQELYNHIHRYYDQIISALEEDPVGQKMQLACRLQQVAALVENKVTDL; the protein is encoded by the exons ATGCGCCTCCCTTGGTGCCACACTGCCCGGGAGACCCCTCCGCTGCTCCCCTGCGAGGCG CACCTCTGGcttcttccctgcctctcccaccgCCCTTCTGTCCGCGGGAGTCCTTCTGTCCGTGTTCTGCGGCTGTCCGGgatctgcccctcctccaaccatctagatgcagaaaaa GTGCCTGCGATGGCTCCCCGGCCTCCCCTcggcccccacctcctgctcgCGCTGCTGCTGAGCCTGCCGCCGCCCCCGACGCGGGCCCGTCACTTCTCGGCCCCCAACGCCACCTTCAACCACTTGGCACTGGCGCCGGGCCTGGGCACGCTCTACGTCGGTGCCGTGAACCGCCTCTTCCAGCTCAGCCCCGAGCTGCGGCTCCAGGCGGTGGCCGTCACCGGGCCGGTCCTCGACAGCCCCGACTGCGTGCCCTTCCGCGACCCGGCCGACTGCCCGCACGCGCGGCTCACCGACAACGCCAACCAGCTGCTGCTGGTGAGCGGCCGCGCGCGGGAGCTCGTGGCCTGCGGGCAGGTGCGCCAGGGCGTGTGCGACAAGCGGCGCCTGGACGACGTGGCCCACGTGCTGTACCAGGCCGAGGACCCCGGCGACGGGCAGTTTGTGGCCGCCAACGCGCCGGGAGTGGCCACGGTGGGCCTGGTGGTGCAGGCGCCGGACCGGGACCTGCTGCTGGTGGCCCGCGGCCTGGCGGGCAAGCTGTCGGCGGGGGTGCCGCCCCTGACCGTGCGCCAGCTGGCGGGGCCGCAGCCCTTCTCGAGCGAGGGCCTGGGCCGCCTGGTGGTGGGCGACCTCTCGGACTACAACAACAGCTACGTGGGGGCCTTCGCGGCCGGCCGCTCGGCCTACTTCGTGTTCCGCcgccgcggggcgcgggcgcaGGCCGACTACCGCTCCTACGCGGCCCGCGTGTGCCTGGGCGATGCCAACCTTTACTCGTACGTGGAGGTGCCCCTCGCCTGCCGGGGCCAGGGCCTCATCCAGGCCGCCGCCGTCACGCCAAGCACCTTGCTGGGGGCATTCGCCGCGGGCCCCGGCGGGGCGGGCGCCGCCCTGTGCGCCTTCCCCCTGGCGCGGCTGGACGCCAGCATGGAGCACGCGCGGCGCCTGTGCTACACGGCGGGTGGCCGCAGCCCCGGCGGCGCCGAGGAAGCCACCGTGGAGTACGGAGTCACCTCCCGCTGCGCCGCCCTGCCCGCC GACTCCCCCGAGTCGTACCCCTGCGGCGACGAGCACACCCCCAGCCCCATTGCTGGCCGCCAGCCCCTGGAGGCCGAGCCCCTGCTGCAGCTCGAGCAGCCCGTCAGCGCCGTGGCCGGCCTCCAGGCAGACGGGCACACGATCGCTTTCCTGGGGGACACGCAGGGTCAGCTGCATAAG GTCTTCCTCAATGGCTCCCATGGCCACGTGTACCACTCCCAGCAAGTGGGGCCTCGGGGCTCAGCTATCAGCCCAGACCTGCTGGTGGACGGCAACGGCAGCCACGTCTATGTCCTCACTGCCCAGCAG GTGGACCGGGTACCTGTGGCAGCCTGCCCCGAGTTCCCTGACTGCACCAGCTGCCTCCAGGCCCAGGACCCGCTGTGCGGCTGGTGCGTCCTCCAGGGCAG GTGCACCCTCAAGGGCCAATGTGGGCGGGCAGCCCAGGCCAACCAGTGGCTGTGGAGCTACGAGGACAGCCACTGCCCACACGTCCAGAGCTTACTGCCGGCCTACCGCCCCCGCCAGGAGCAGGGCCAG GTCACCTTGTCTGTCCCCCGGCTGCCCACCCTGGCCGCGGATGAATACTTCCATTGTGCCTTTGGGGACTATGACAGCTTGGCCCACGTGGAAGGGCCCCACGTGGCCTGTGTCACCCCACCCCAAGACCAGCTGCCGCTTAACCCTCCAGGCACAg accacATCACCTTGCCCCTGGCTTTGATGTTTGAGGATGTGGCTGTGGCTGCCACCAACTTCTCCTTCTACGACTGCAGTGCTGTCCAGGCCTTGGAGGTGGCCGCCCC GTGCCGTGCCTGTGTGGGCAGCATCTGGCGGTGCCACTGGTGCCCCCGGAGCAGCCGCTGTGTGTATGGGGAGCACTGCCCAGAGGGCGAGGGGACCATTTACAGCGCCCAGGAG GCGGACGTCCAGGTGCGTGGCCCGGGGGCTTGTCCCCGGGTGGAGGGCCTGGCCGGCCCCGTCCTGCTGCCCGTGGGTTGGAAGAGCCGCTTGGCCCTGCGTGTGCGGAACCTTCAGCATTTCGGA AGCCTGCCCGCCTCCTACCACTGCTGGCTGGAGCTGCCCGGAGAACTTCAACGGCTGCCGGCCTCTCTGGAGGAGACGTCCGGGGACGTGGGCCTCATCTCCTGCCAGGCCCAGCAG CTCCGCCCGTCCGTGGCCCAGCGGGAGCTCCGGGTGCCCATCTATGTCACCCGGGGCAAGGCTCAGCGGCTGGACAATGCCCACACTCTTCATG TGACCCTGTACGACTGCGCCGTGGGCCACCCCGACTGCAGCCGCTGCCAGGCGGCCAATGGGAGCCTGGGCTGCGTGTGGTGCAGCCACCGCCAGCCCGCCTGTCGCTATGGCCCTCTCTGCCCCCCGGAGGCCGTGGAGCTGCTGTGTCCCTCTCCCCGCATCGACAGA ATTGAGCCCCTGACGGGGCCCCCCGAGGGCGGCTTGGCCCTCACCATCTGGGGCTCCAACCTGGGCCGGGACTTCGCCGAGGTGCAAGACGCCGTGAACGTGGCCGGCCGCCCCTGCAGCCCCGAGCCCTCTCTCTACCGCACCTCTGCCCG GATCGTGTGTGTGACATCCCCCGCCCCCAATGGCACCACTGGGCCAATCCAAGTGGCCATTAAGAATCGGCCACCAGGCATCTCAACCCAGCATTTCACCTACCAG gaccccatcctgCTGAGCCTGAGTCCTCAGTGGGGCCCCCAGGCAGGGGGTACCCAGCTCACTATCCACGGGCAGCACCTCCAGACGGGAGGCAACATCAGTGCCTTTGTGGGTGCACAGCCCTGCCCTAT CCAGGAGCCGGTGTGTCCTGAGGCCATCGTGTGCCACACCATGTCCCAGGCCAGCCCAGGAGAAGCTGTGGTTCGAGTGGTCTTTGGCCACGCCCAGCGCACGCTGCTCACCAGCCCCTTCCAGTACACGGCCAACCCGCAGCTGGTGGCGGCGGAGCCCAGCGTCAGCTTCCGGGG GGGCGGGCGGCTGATCCGAGTCAGGGGCACGGGCCTGGACGTGGTGCAGCAGCCCCTGCTGTCGGTGTGGCTGGCGGCCACAGCGGAGGTGCAGGCTGCAGGTGCTGAGCCCCGGGACCCAACCCCGAGGACGAGCTGTGGGGGCCCCGCCGCAGCGCCCCAGGCTTGTATCCAGCTTCGGGAGGGCTTGCTGCAG TGCTCCACTGTCTGTTCCATCAACTCGTCCAGCCTCCTTCTGTGCCAGAGCCCTGCCGTGCCAGATGGGGTGCACCCCCAGCGGGTCTTCTTCACCCTAGACAACGTGCACGTGGACTTTGCCAGCGCCAACGggggccaggacttccagtaccagcCCAACCCCCGTCTGGCGCCCCTCAGCCGCGAGGAGCCCACCCGCCCCTACCGCCTCAAGCCGGGCAACGTCCTGGACGTGGAG ggccagggcctcAACCTGGGGATTAGCAAGGAGGAGGTGCGCGTGCACATCGGCGACGGCGAGTGCCTGGTGAAGACGCTCACGCTCACCCACCTGTACTGCGAGCCGCCCTCCCGGGCCCCGCAGCCCGCCAACGGCTCCAGTGCCCTGCCGCAGTTCGTG gTTCAGATGGGCAACGTACGCCTGGCCCTGGGCCCAGTCCAGTACGAGACTGAGCCCACTCTGTCTGCCTTCCCCgtggaggcccaggtgggcctgggcctgggcgcCGCCGTGCTGATCGCCGCtgtcctcctcctcaccctcatGTACAG GCACAAGAGCAAGCAGGCCCTGCGGGACTATCAGAAGGTTCTGGTGCAACTGGAGAACCTGGAGATTGGTGTGGGTGACCAGTGCCGCAAGGAGTTCACAG ACCTGATGACCGAGATGACCGACCTCAGCAGCGACCTGGAGGCCAGCGGGATCCCCTTCCTGGACTACCACACCTACGCCGAGCGGGTCTTCTTCCCGGGGCACGGCGGCTGCCCCCTGCAGCCTGCGCTCgaggggcccggggaggagggcCGCCGTGCCCCCGTGCGCCAGGGCCTCACTCAGCTCTCCAACCTGCTCAACAGCAAGCTCTTCCTCCTCACA CTCATCCACACCCTGGAGGAGCAGCCCAGCTTCTCCCAGCGGGACCGCTGCCATGTGGCTTCTCTGCTGTCCCTGGCGCTGCACGGCAAGCTCGAGTACCTGACGGACATCCTGAGGACGCTGCTGAGTGACCTGGCTGCCCACTACGTGCACAAGAACCCCAAGCTCATGCTGCGCAG GACAGAGACCATGGTGGAGAAGCTGCTTACCAACTGGCTGTCCATCTGTCTCTATGCCTTCCTGAAG GAGGTGGCCGGTGAGCCGCTGTACATGCTCCTCCGGGCCATACAGTACCAGGTGGACAAGGGCCCCGTGGACGCTGTGACCGGCAAGGCAAAACGGACCCTGAACGACAGCCGGCTGCTTCGGGAGGACGTGGAGTTCCGGCCCCTGACGCTGATGGTGTTGGCGGGCCCCAGGGCTGGCGGGGCCGCAGGGGGTGGCGCGGTGCAGCGCGTGCCCGCCCGGGTGCTCGACACAGACACCATCACCCAGGTCAAAGAGAAGGTGTTGGAGCAAGTCTACAAGGGCACCCCCTTCTCCCAGAGGCCCTCAGCGCACGCCCTAGATCTCG AGTGGCGCTCGGGCCTTGCTGGTCACCTAACCCTGTCAGATGAGGACCTGACCTCAGTGACCCAGAACCACTGGAAGAGACTCAACACTCTTCAGCACTACAAG GTCCCGGATGGAGCCACCGTGGGGCTCATCCCCCAGCTGCACAACGGAGGGGCCGTCTCCCAGAGCCTGGCCCAGAACTGCACCCTGGGGGAGA ACGTTCCCATGCTGGAGGATGGTGAGGAGGGTGGGGTCCACCTCTGGCACCTGGTGAAAGGCACCGAAGAGCCAGAAGGAGCTAAGGCCCGGCGCAGCAGCCTgagggagcgggagcgggagcgggagcgggcgcGGGCCAAGGCCATCCCGGAAATCTACCTCACCCGCCTGCTCTCCATGAAG GGCACCCTGCAGAAGTTTGTGGATGACACCTTCCAGGCCATCCTCAGCGTGAACAGGCCCGTGCCCATCGCCATCAAGTACCTGTTCGACTTCCTGGACGAGCTGGCCGAGAAGCACGGCATCGAGGACCCGGAGACGCTGCACATCTGGAAGACCAACAG CCTGCTGTTGCGGTTCTGGGTGAACGCCCTGAAGAACCCGCAGCTCATCTTTGACGTGCGCGTGTCAGACAACGTGGATGCCATCCTCGCCGTCATCGCCCAAACCTTCATCGACTCCTGCACGGTCTCCGAGCATAAAGTGGGCAGG GACTCCCCAGTGAACAAACTGCTGTATGCCCGGGAGATCCCTCGCTACAAGCAGATGGTGGAGAG ATACTACTCCGACATCCGCCAGAGCTCTCCGGCGAGCTACCAGGAGATGAACTCGGCTCTGGCCGAGCTCTCTGGG AACTACACGTCTGCTCCCCACTGTCTGGAAGCTCTGCAAGAACTCTACAACCACATCCACAGGTATTATGACCAG ATCATCAGCGCCCTGGAGGAGGACCCTGTGGGCCAGAAGATGCAGCTGGCCTGCCGTCTGCAGCAGGTAGCGGCGCTGGTGGAGAACAAGGTGACGGACCTGTAA